From the Geminocystis sp. M7585_C2015_104 genome, the window AATACAGGCATTGGTAATTGTCTAGTTCATTTATCAACTCATTCTCTAAGTTTAAATAATCCCAAGCAACGTCTTCTACTATCTCGTATTCCACCTCTTTGTTGTCTAAAATATTTACCATCACCCTTCCAGTCGGCCTATTATCATCCCACTGAAGGTATTTTGTGTCTACCCCTCTTTGTCTCAAACATGCCTCTATTCGTCTCCCTAAATCGTCTTTCCCTACCCTTGTCAGCAATGTAACATCAGCACCCAACTGGGCACAGTGAATGGCAAAATTAAGAGGTGCTCCCCCCAACGCTTCTCCACTGGGCAAAATGTCAAACAAAGCCTCTCCCACTGCTAGGATTTTTTTACCCATAATTCCTAGGTACTATTAGACAGGATGTGTTACAATAAAACCCAAAATTTTGCCATATCAAAAATACATGAAGCTGATACTTTATAGCAAACCAGGTTGTCATCTATGTGAGGGTTTAGAGGAGAAAATAAGGGCAATTACAGAAATAAAAATAGACCTGGAAGTAAGAGACATAAATACTAACAGTGAATGGTGGGAGAAATATCAGTATGAAATACCGGTATTGTACGTGGAAACCAAAGGGGGAGCAAAATTAATCCCCCGTGTTTCCCCGAGAATTTCTGTTGGCCAGTTGACAAAAATTTTGGCACAATACCAAGAAACCTGAAGAATTATTAGCATGTGAGGAGGAGCAAATGAAGCTACGGGAACTAATAGAAAATCTACCACAGATTCGTCGTCTGCCTTCCCATCCCCATTTGGAAGAGGAGGTGAGGGGTATTTCCACTAACTCCCACACCTGTAGCCAAGGAGACTTGTTTATTGGCATGCCGGGGTTGAGGGTAGACGGGGGGGAGTTTTGGCAAAGTGCTATGGCACAGGGGGCGATGGCCTGTATAATCGGGGAGAGTGTGGCTGAAAAAATCCCCCCCACCGAGGATGACTGTGTGATTGTGGCCGAAGACATACCCACGGTTTGTGCCGATATAGCCGCCAGATTTTATGGTTATCCCGGCATGAAATTGAAGATGATAGGGGTGACTGGTACCAATGGCAAAACTACTACCACCCACCTGATAGAATTTTTCTTGCAAAAAGTGGGTTTGCCCACAGCCTTGTTAGGCACATTATATGCCCGTTGGCCGGGTTATCAGAAAACTGCCACCCACACCACCCCTTTTGCCCCAGATTTGCAAGCACAACTGGCACAAGCTCTAAAGGCTGGTAGTGAGTATGTAGTGATGGAAGTTAGTTCCCATGCCCTAGCTCAAAAAAGAGTCAGGGGATGTCAGTTTGATGTGGCAGTGTTTACTAATCTAACCCAAGACCATCTAGATTTTCATAAGGATATGGAAGACTATTTCCAAGCTAAGGCCTTACTGTTTTCTCCAGAGTACCTGAGGGGAAGGGCAATTATCAACTATGATGATGCCTACGGACAAAGATTAATCTCCTCCCTAAATCCAGCCCAGGTTTGGACTTATAGCGTCAACAATAGCAAGGCAGATTTTTATACCACTAATCTCACCTACCTGGCAAATGGAGTTACTGGTTTGTTGCGCACTCCAAAAGGGGAAACAGAATTTGTGTCACCTCTAGTAGGACAATTTAACATATCCAATTTGCTGGCGAGTGTTGCTACCATGTTACATCTAGGTTATGGACTGGAAACTATCAGAGAATATTTGCCCCAATTCCAGGGAGTACCAGGGAGGATGGAAAGGGTACAAGTGAGTCCAAATCAGCCAATCAGTGTTATAGTAGACTATGCTCATACTCCAGACAGTTTGGAAAATTTACTCAAGGCGGCGCGGCCCTTCATTAGTGGCAGGATGATTTGTGTGTTTGGTTGTGGGGGGGATAGGGATCGTACTAAACGACCGGTGATGGGGGAAATAGCGGCACGTTTGGCAGATGTGGTGGTGGTAACCTCTGATAATCCCCGCACAGAGAATCCCCATCAGATTATCCGAGACATCTTACAGGGCATTCCCGACACTGTCAAGCCCATCGTAGAGAGCGAGCGTGCCAAAGCCATTGAATTGGCAATCAGGATGGCTCAACCTGGGGATGGTGTCATAATTGCCGGCAAAGGGCATGAGGACTATCAAATCCTGGGCACAGAAAAAATACATTTCGACGACAGAGAAGAGGCGCGTAGAGTCTTGTCTTCCATCTACTCCTAGACTTTATTTATTTCTCTTTCTTGCTTCCCCCTAACAACCCTAACACTCTTTAAAGCCTCCAACTGCTCTTTGGGGCAGTTTTTCTTATTCATTCTTATTTTTTCAATTTTTTAAATAAAAATTAACAACAATCAGGCGCTGGGAATAACACCAAATAGTTTAGCTAAACCCGCCAAAATTGCGGCCAAAAAACCTATTAAAATCCCACGATTTATAAATTCTTGAAATTCCAATCTTTTATCCAGGGCGTCAATTTTGGCTCCCAAACTCTGTTCGATTCTTTTGATTTCCCCCTCCAGTCTGGCTTGGCCCACCTTTAATTCCGTCATGTTTCCTTCTATCTTCTCCAGTCTGGCTTCTATTTTCTCGAATCTCTTATCGACTTGTTCAAACCTTTTGTCAATCTGTTCAAACCGTTGGTCAATTTGTTGAAACCTGAGCTCAATTTGTTTAAACTGTTGGGCTAAGTACTCCTTCAAGTCTTGTTCAATGGTAACTGACATGTGATGGACTCCTAATCCGATTCTCTTTCTAGTTTACCGCATCGGGAATTACACCAAATAGTTTAGCTAAACCCGCCAAAATTGCGGCCAAAAAACCTATTAAAACCCCACGATTTATAAATTCTTGAAATTCCAATCTCTTGTCTAGGGCGTCAATTTTCTCCTCCAGTCTAGCTTGACCCACTTTTAAGTCTGTGATATTCCCCTCGATTTTTTCTAGTTTGGCTTCTATTTTCTCGAATTTCTGTTCTACCTTCTCAAATCTGGTGTCAATTTTTTCAAATCTTTTTTCTATCTGTTCAAACCGTTGGTCAATTTGTTGAAACCTAAGCTCAATTTGTTTAAACTGTCCCCCAAAATAGTCTTTCAAGTCTTTTTCAATGGCAACTGACATAATAGGTTTCCAACAACACCACTACAGTCCCAGTTTATACTGTTGGGGGTGAGCCGAAAAGTTTGGCTAATCACAGTATTATAAGAAAATGTAAAAAGTTATAGAATAGAAACTAAATTGTGGTTAAGAGTGAAAAAAAAACAGCAACTTGAAAAAAATATTGTGAACTTTTAGCCTAGAATATTAGCAATAAAAAGTGTTACACGTTCGTTATCAGTGGTGTTTATTATTGGGTCATGGGTAAGATGGAAATGGATGGCCAAGTGTCGGTGAGGGAGGAAATAATCCCCAAGGTGAAAGTACCCACAATGTTGAGGCTGGGGTTGTTTAACCTGGGGATTGGTATGTTTTCAGTATTGACTCTGGCGGTATTAAACCGAGTAATGATAGCAGAATTGAAAATACCCGCCACTGTCGCCGCCGGGGTGTTGGCTATTTCCCAATTGGTATCCCCCACCCGTGTCTGGTTGGGACAATTGTCTGATAGCAAAAAACTCTTTGGCTTCCACCGCACAGGTTATGTCCGTTTGGGAGTATTAGCCTCTGGCGTGGCCCTGTTTTTGGCTGTCCAGATTGTCTGGCTGCTGGGAGAAAATATAATTGCTAACGGGGGCTGGAGGTGGAATCCCGTCACCATTTGCCTTAGCATAGTTCTGGGTATTATTTTTGTTGTACAGGGGATTGCAACCGGTGCTAGTTCTACCCCCTTTACTGCCCTACTAGTGGATATATCGGATGAAGATAATCGCTCTCAATTGGTGGCCACGGTATGGTCTATGTTAATGGTGGGGATTGTAATAGGTGGGATTACAGGAAAAGTGTTACTAAAGAGTTTAGCAGGAGGGGACAATGGTGCAATACCCATTGAAAAACTACAACCCCCCATCAACAGTATTTTCCTAGTAGTACCTACTGTGGTATTTATCCTCACCCTCATTGCTACCTGGGGGGTAGAAAGGAAATATTCCCGCTACCGCCAACGCTCTTCAATTGCCGACAGGGAAGACGGTATTGGTTTGAGGGAGGCATTGAGAATACTAACCTCCTCTCGGCAGACGGGCATATTTTTCTTCTTTTTAGTGATGATTACTCTTAGTTTGTTCATGCAGGAGGCAATTTTAGAACCTTATGGAGCGCAAGTGTTCAAAATGCCTCTGGGAGAAACCACTCTTTTGAACTCTTTTTGGGGCACTGGCATTCTCGTGGGGTATAGCACTACTGGTTTTTTAGTGATACCCCGTCTGGGGAAAACTAAAACTACCCGTCTGGGTTGTATCTTGGTTGCCCTCTGTTTTTTGCTCATTATACTGGCTGGTTTGACTAAAAACCCCAGTCTGTTAAAGGGGGCAATGTTTCTCTTTGGTATATGCGCGGGGATTACCACTATTGGCTCTATTAGTCTCATGTTAGACTTGACCTTGGCAGAAACTGCAGGCACTTTTGTGGGTGCCTGGGGTTTAGCTCAATCTCTCTCCCGTGGTGTGGCCATTGTCTTGGGTGGTTGGATTCTGGATTTAGGGCGCCTTCTGTTTGACAATCTCTGGTTGGCCTACAGCTCAGTATTTTTCTGTGAAGCCCTCTGTATTATGGCTTCCCTTTTCCTCCTCAACCAGGTCAACATTAAGGAATTCTATGAAACTACCCGCAAGGCAACGGCCATGGTAATGGAGGGGGATTTGGACTAGTGAGTTGGGGGTATTTCTGCTTTGACTGGCCGCCCCCCTTAAATAAGGGCATTTTGTTGCCCTTAACTGCTATGGCTTATCAACACCCCCTCTCTTTAACTCTTGAACTCATTCACCCAGTCTCTTTCTTTCAGGAAGAATTCAGTCAGTTCGGCTTCACGAGAGCCTTTTTCTGGGGTGTAGCAGTATTCCCAACGTGCCAGGGGAGGTAATGACATTAAAATAGACTCAGTACGCCCGTTGGTTTGTAGGCCAAATACAGTACCACGGTCGTATATTAGGTTGAATTCTACATAACGGCCACGACGATATAGTTGGAAGTTTCTTTCTCTTTCCCCATACTCCATGTTTTTACGTCTTTCTACGATGGGGATATAGGCTTCTATGAAGGCATCACCGCAGGTTTTTACAAAGGCGAACAAGTCTTCCCAACTGCGGGATACTCTTCCCACTTTTTCACTGTAGGCATGGGCACGACCATTGGTGTCTGGCCCACGATATAGAATACCACTGTCATCTTGATAGTCGAAGAAGATCCCACCAATTCCCCTTGGCTCTTGACGGTGTTTTATGTAAAAATACTCATCACACCAGAGTTTAAAAACGGGATAATATTCAGGGTGGTGGGCGTCACAGGCCTTTTTATGTACTTGGTGGAAGTGGACGGCATCCTCCACGAAACCATAGTAAGGAGTTAAGTCCGCCCCCCCGGCAAACCACCAAATAGGACCCGCCTCGAAATAGCGATAGTTTAAATGTACAGTGGGAACATAGGGGTTTTTGGGGTGTAACACCATGGAGGTGCCTGTAGCATAAAAACTGTGACCTGCGGCTTCTGGACGTTGTACTAAAATGGCCGGTGGCAGAGTGTCTCCCCAAACTTCAGAGAAGTTTACCCCCCCTTGTTCGAATACGCCCCCATCGCGAATTATTCTGGTGCGTCCGCCACCACCTTCTTTTCTTTCCCACAAGTCTTCACGGAAACGGGCTTTGCCATCAACTTCTTCTAAAGCCTGACATATCTTATCTTGTATTTCTTGAACTAGTTTTTTTGCTCTTTCTCTGGCATCAGCGGGTTTTTTGCTTTCTGTTTGTGCTACTGGTTGGTTTGTTAAGCTGCTCATATTTATCTGTTGCTTTCCCAAACTTTCTTTTAATAACTATAAAGTTATTAATCTTCAATTTCACTATCACTTAATAAAACTTAACTATTCCCGAAAAACACATTGGTGAACAATTGTAACAATTTTTCGAAGTTCTGCAATTATGGGATAAAATCAGATAGAAAATATAACCATAAAGAGATATAACCATGGTAGTGGCAGGAGCTAAACCAACAAGCTATAAAAAGACAGAGATTAAAGAGAATTTACTGACGCCCAGATTTTATACCACTGACTTCAAAGCCCTAGCAGAATTGGACATCTCCAGCCAGGAAACCGAATTAAGGGCAATGCTGGAGGAGATGAGAAATGATTACAATCGTCATCACTTTGTAAGAGACGAGGAATTCCAAAAATCTTGGGAGCACATAGACGAAAAAACCCGCAAAGCCTTTATAAGTTTTCTTGAAAGATCTTGTGTTTCGGAATTTTCCGGTTTCCTCCTGTTCAAAGAAATCTCCCGCCGCATAAAGGACAAAAACCCACTGTTAAGTGAGATGTTCAGCTTGATGGCAAGGGATGAGGCGCGCCATGCGGGGTTTTTGAACAAAGCCATGGCTGACTTTAAAATCTCACTGGATTTGGGTTATTTAACTAGACACCGGATTTATACCTTCTTCCCACCTGAATGGATCATATATGCCGTGTATCTGTCTGAAAAGATCGGCTATTGGCGTTATATTCTGATGTATCGCCATCTGGAGAAAAACCCCCAATATCAGTTTTATCCCCTGTTTAAGAAATTTGAAAACTGGTGTCAAGACGAAAACCGTCACGGGGACATTTTCAACGCCCTGTTACGCTCACAAACCTCCATGTGGAAAGGCTGGAAGGCTAAATTGTGGTCGAAGTTTTTCCTCCTGTCTGTATTTGCAACCCACGCCTTAACTGTTTGCGAGAGAAGCGATTTTTATCAGGCCGTTGGTTTAGATGCAAAGGAATACGATCGCATGGTAGTCAGAAAGACCAACAAAACAGCAGCTAAAGCATTCCCTGTAATCCTAGACACCTCCCACCCCGAATTCTTCCCCCGTCTAGAAAAGTGTGCTGACTACTACTTAGAGATTTGCCGCATTGACGAGAGCAAACAACCCGGTTTCATCAAATTTCTCCGCAAACTGCCGCTACAAATAGCTATTTTCTGGAACTTGTTGCGATTGTACCTGCTCAAGGGAATTGAAACTGAGCCCCTAAGGGGTACTGTTCGCTAATAGTTAGTACTACTGGTTGGTATTTACCTGGCCAGCCAGTTCATCCCAGAGGGCTTGTGACGTGAGCCCTCATTTTCATTGTATTTTACTGGATTACAAAACCCCGAGATTAGCTAAACCGAGAATAACACCCGCCCCCAGTATATGTCCGAAGCTGGTAGTGGCCAACAAAGCGGGGAATCCCATGCCGCCAAAGAAAACATCCCCAGGGAGTTTGGGTTCAGCACTGGGTTCTTTCATGGTAGACTTGGCAAAGGCTATAGCTATAATATTGCATATAATCATAGTTAGAGCCACACTGGGGCTCCACTGTACAGTGGCTGGTACGGCTGCAAAGAGAGTATTCAGATATAGCATTTACTGTTCTATCCCTCACTAACTTTTCAGACTCCCCATTTTATCTTTGCCCCTGTCAAAAACCGCCATCTTGTTGCAATACTTTGCATTTTTGTTAAGAATTGTAAAGTGCTATCCGACGGGGAATAAATGGAAAAAAAACTAATAGTAATTTGTGGGGCGACAGCGGTAGGAAAATCGGCCTTGGCTCTGGAAATAGCCCAAAAACTCAAAACCTTTATCATCAGTGCCGATTCCCGTCAGGTATATATAGACTTTGACATTGGCACTGCTAAACCCACCCCTCAGGAAAGGGAATTAGTGCCCCATTACATGATTGACATATGCCATCCCCAACAAGTTTTAACGGTGGCAGAATATCAAGAGCAGGTATATGGTATCATAAACAGGGCCACCTCTGTTCCTCTTCTGGTGGGGGGTACAGGATTATATATCAAAGCCGTTACCAAGGGCTTAAAAATCCCCCCGGTAGCCCCACAACCTGTATTACGAGCACAACTGGCAAAATACAGTCAACGGGAGAGATATAGCTTTTTGCAACAATTAGATCCCATAGCTTGTGAGAAAATACACCCCAATGACGAAACCAGGACTATTAGAGCTTTAGAAGTATACTATGTTACAGGGAAACCTATTTCCCAACTCCAGGGAGAAAGTCCGCCCCCTTATCCCATTCTCCAGATAGGACTACAGTGTGAACCAAGGAGACTACAGGAGAGAATAGCCCGTCGCACCCGTGAGATGTTGGCAAAGGGGTTAGCCCATGAAACGGCAATGTTAATGCAAAAGTATGGCGAGGATTTGCCTCTGCTCAACACCCTCGGCTATGCAGAGATGAAAGACTTTATCCAGGGCAAAATTACCCTTTTTCAGGCAGAAGAATTAATTGTTTTGCATACCCGTCAATTCGCCAAAAGACAACGCACTTGGTTTAACGCCTATCCCGAAATTAAATGGTTTGATGTGGACAACCCCCATCTTCATAGAGATGTTTGGGATACAATAGTTAGATTTTTAGAACAATAACCCCCACTGACATCAATCTGGTAACAAAATGTAGCAAAAAAACCAGCTTTTCTTTGAGGGAATATTACAATAGAAACAAGGGTGAAAGGAGAAACCCGCTGACCAGGTTTTGGCGGAAAAAGAGGGGATCATGTTTGTTATTCTGCAAAAAGAGGGGATTTTGAGTGCAGAGAGCGTTTGTAAAAACTGTTTGTGGGCAACCCAGAATGGCAGTCCCCGTTGGCAATCGGGGAAACTAAGTTGTCTGGAATGTGTGGGCAAATCCGAGTCATCCCAGTTAGAATTGTACCAGTGTCAGATGGGATTCCGTCTTGTTAATATCCCATAGACTCTTGTGGACAACATCAACTGCTCCTGAGAAACACTATGAACTGGCGCAACTATTCCCCCCAGTGGCTGGATAGACTTTTTGCCTCTATTGTATACCTGGTGCCCCTCACAGACGCCCTAGGATTTGGTGGCTATCTGTTCAGGCAATTTCCCCCCCTTAGTCTAATTACAGTGCCCCTTTTCCCCCTCATCATTATCAATTCGATTCCCTTTGGCGGTTTTATCCTGTTCATTCTCTTATTTGTAGCCGTAGTTAGAAATACCCGCATTAGTCATTTTATTCGCTTTAATACAATGCAGGCTATTCTGATGGACATCTTGTTAATTCTTATAGGCCTTGTATTTCGGTACCTCGTTGGAGGATTAGGTTTTTCCCTGATCACCGAAACTCTGGCTAATACTGTCTTTCTGGGCACTCTAGTAGCCTGCGTTTATGCGATGGTACAAGCGGCTTCGGGCAAGTATCCAGAAATCCCAGCCATATCCTCCGCCGCCCACTCACAGGTACCCTGGTGAACCATTCTAGTAGTCATCTTCGTCTAGTCATCGTCGGGGGCTGGTATTACCCTGTTGGTCAGTTTGCCAATGCTTTCTATCTCCACGGTTACAACATCTCCCACCTGTAGGGGGCCAACTCCTGGGGGTGTGCCTGTCAGAATCACATCTCCCGGCAATAGGGTCATAATCTGAGATATGTAGTATACCAGATATTCAGGAGAAAAAACCATATCTGAGATGGAAGCCGACTGTTTTGGACTGTCTTCGTCCTCGTTAAGATAGGTTTTGATGCAGGCCCCAGGGGTCAATTCTCTAACAATCCAAGGCCCCAGTGGACAAAATGTATCAAAACCCTTAGCCCTCGTCCACTGTCCGTCTTTTTTTTGTAGGTCTCTGGCAGTCACATCATTGGCGATAGTATAGCCCCAAATCTTGTCATTGGCCTCTTCTAAAGGACAGTTTTTCACCCTAGTTCCTATGACTAGGGCCAATTCTCCCTCAAAATCCACCCTCTGAGACTGCTTCGGGTATATTATCGCCTCCTGGTGGGCTATCACTGCCGAGGGAGGTTTTAGAAATATCAAAGGTTCTTTAGGTACTTCAGACCCCATTTCCGCCGCATGAGCGGAATAATTCTTCCCCACGGCAATTATCTTAGAGGGAGCACAGGGAGGCAACAACCGGTACTGCTCACTACTGAGTATTTGGTCGGTAACCTGTCCATTCAACCAGGGGGGGGCATCCAATACCTCCACCGTGCGGTTCGGCTGTAGTCTACCGTAATAAGTTTGTCCTCCGCTGGTTTTTACTCTCACATAGCGTTGGGCCATATCAAACTCTCAAGGGCAAGTCAAAAAAAAAGGTAGATGGTTGTACAATCGTCCATTTTCTGCTATAAATATATAAGCATCATTCTCCCACTGTATCAATATTTATATAAACCATCGAGAGTGATGACGACAACCTTGCTCCCTGCGGGGGGCCTTTATAGTCCATAAGGAGACGAATATGGGTAAACTTAGAACCTACGAGATGATGTTTATTTTGCGCCCTGACCTAACTGAGGTGCAAATAAACAAACAATTGCGCAGATACCGTCAGCTGCTTAAACAACACGGCGCAGAAAAAGTGTCTCTTCAAATCTGGGGCAAACGCCGTCTGGCCTATCCCATCAAGAAATACCAGGAGGGCGTTTATGTGCTCACCCATTACACAGGGGATGGCCGTCAGGTGGCCATTATAGAGAGGGATATGCGTCTGGGGGAAGAGGTGTTGCGCTATCTGACCATCAGACTGGACGAACCATTTGAATTCGAAGATACGGAAATCCCTGAAATAGGGGAGGAGACCCCTACGCCGACAACGGCTCAAACAACTCCTGGTGAGACGGCAGAAGCTCCCACCGACACCACTGTAGCTGAGAATGGGAGCACAGCCGCCGAAACCTCTCAACAGACTCAGGAGACTGTGGAAAAAGAAGAGACTGCTGAGACCGTTTAAATTTTCGGCCTTGGGAGGGTCACTGCTGTTGACAATGGCAAAACCCTGAGGAGGGGGTGAACCTTGCTAAAACAGGGTAGGGGTTGGAGACTGGGTTGGCGAGCCGATGCTCCTGTTTATAAGGGTCTAGTGGGCGCCGAGGACTGGGCTTTGGAACTTACGGCAGAGGAGATGCGTGACTTTTGCCGTCTTCTGCGGGATATTCACCAAACAGTCGCCGACATTAGCAAACACCTAATGCCAGAAGAAGCTGTAGTCTGTGAGGTGGAAAGCGAACTGTTGTGGCTTGGGGCAGAAGGATATCCCGACAATTACTCCCTCAGGATAATCCTCTCCCAGCCTCGCCGGGGAGAAGGCACCTGGCCTCCCTATGCCATAACCGAACTCCTACAAGCCTCCCAGTCCCTCGAGCTTTTTTAGCTTGACAAACTCCGTGTCATACGTTATAATGGTGAGTCGTGTTGGCAACGGGGCGTAGCGCAGCTTGGTAGCGCACC encodes:
- the rpsF gene encoding 30S ribosomal protein S6, which encodes MFILRPDLTEVQINKQLRRYRQLLKQHGAEKVSLQIWGKRRLAYPIKKYQEGVYVLTHYTGDGRQVAIIERDMRLGEEVLRYLTIRLDEPFEFEDTEIPEIGEETPTPTTAQTTPGETAEAPTDTTVAENGSTAAETSQQTQETVEKEETAETV
- the acsF gene encoding magnesium-protoporphyrin IX monomethyl ester (oxidative) cyclase is translated as MVVAGAKPTSYKKTEIKENLLTPRFYTTDFKALAELDISSQETELRAMLEEMRNDYNRHHFVRDEEFQKSWEHIDEKTRKAFISFLERSCVSEFSGFLLFKEISRRIKDKNPLLSEMFSLMARDEARHAGFLNKAMADFKISLDLGYLTRHRIYTFFPPEWIIYAVYLSEKIGYWRYILMYRHLEKNPQYQFYPLFKKFENWCQDENRHGDIFNALLRSQTSMWKGWKAKLWSKFFLLSVFATHALTVCERSDFYQAVGLDAKEYDRMVVRKTNKTAAKAFPVILDTSHPEFFPRLEKCADYYLEICRIDESKQPGFIKFLRKLPLQIAIFWNLLRLYLLKGIETEPLRGTVR
- a CDS encoding BCD family MFS transporter gives rise to the protein MLRLGLFNLGIGMFSVLTLAVLNRVMIAELKIPATVAAGVLAISQLVSPTRVWLGQLSDSKKLFGFHRTGYVRLGVLASGVALFLAVQIVWLLGENIIANGGWRWNPVTICLSIVLGIIFVVQGIATGASSTPFTALLVDISDEDNRSQLVATVWSMLMVGIVIGGITGKVLLKSLAGGDNGAIPIEKLQPPINSIFLVVPTVVFILTLIATWGVERKYSRYRQRSSIADREDGIGLREALRILTSSRQTGIFFFFLVMITLSLFMQEAILEPYGAQVFKMPLGETTLLNSFWGTGILVGYSTTGFLVIPRLGKTKTTRLGCILVALCFLLIILAGLTKNPSLLKGAMFLFGICAGITTIGSISLMLDLTLAETAGTFVGAWGLAQSLSRGVAIVLGGWILDLGRLLFDNLWLAYSSVFFCEALCIMASLFLLNQVNIKEFYETTRKATAMVMEGDLD
- a CDS encoding UDP-N-acetylmuramoyl-L-alanyl-D-glutamate--2,6-diaminopimelate ligase produces the protein MKLRELIENLPQIRRLPSHPHLEEEVRGISTNSHTCSQGDLFIGMPGLRVDGGEFWQSAMAQGAMACIIGESVAEKIPPTEDDCVIVAEDIPTVCADIAARFYGYPGMKLKMIGVTGTNGKTTTTHLIEFFLQKVGLPTALLGTLYARWPGYQKTATHTTPFAPDLQAQLAQALKAGSEYVVMEVSSHALAQKRVRGCQFDVAVFTNLTQDHLDFHKDMEDYFQAKALLFSPEYLRGRAIINYDDAYGQRLISSLNPAQVWTYSVNNSKADFYTTNLTYLANGVTGLLRTPKGETEFVSPLVGQFNISNLLASVATMLHLGYGLETIREYLPQFQGVPGRMERVQVSPNQPISVIVDYAHTPDSLENLLKAARPFISGRMICVFGCGGDRDRTKRPVMGEIAARLADVVVVTSDNPRTENPHQIIRDILQGIPDTVKPIVESERAKAIELAIRMAQPGDGVIIAGKGHEDYQILGTEKIHFDDREEARRVLSSIYS
- the miaA gene encoding tRNA (adenosine(37)-N6)-dimethylallyltransferase MiaA — encoded protein: MEKKLIVICGATAVGKSALALEIAQKLKTFIISADSRQVYIDFDIGTAKPTPQERELVPHYMIDICHPQQVLTVAEYQEQVYGIINRATSVPLLVGGTGLYIKAVTKGLKIPPVAPQPVLRAQLAKYSQRERYSFLQQLDPIACEKIHPNDETRTIRALEVYYVTGKPISQLQGESPPPYPILQIGLQCEPRRLQERIARRTREMLAKGLAHETAMLMQKYGEDLPLLNTLGYAEMKDFIQGKITLFQAEELIVLHTRQFAKRQRTWFNAYPEIKWFDVDNPHLHRDVWDTIVRFLEQ
- the psaK gene encoding photosystem I reaction center subunit PsaK, producing the protein MLYLNTLFAAVPATVQWSPSVALTMIICNIIAIAFAKSTMKEPSAEPKLPGDVFFGGMGFPALLATTSFGHILGAGVILGLANLGVL
- the hemF gene encoding oxygen-dependent coproporphyrinogen oxidase, with protein sequence MSSLTNQPVAQTESKKPADARERAKKLVQEIQDKICQALEEVDGKARFREDLWERKEGGGGRTRIIRDGGVFEQGGVNFSEVWGDTLPPAILVQRPEAAGHSFYATGTSMVLHPKNPYVPTVHLNYRYFEAGPIWWFAGGADLTPYYGFVEDAVHFHQVHKKACDAHHPEYYPVFKLWCDEYFYIKHRQEPRGIGGIFFDYQDDSGILYRGPDTNGRAHAYSEKVGRVSRSWEDLFAFVKTCGDAFIEAYIPIVERRKNMEYGERERNFQLYRRGRYVEFNLIYDRGTVFGLQTNGRTESILMSLPPLARWEYCYTPEKGSREAELTEFFLKERDWVNEFKS
- a CDS encoding glutaredoxin family protein, producing the protein MKLILYSKPGCHLCEGLEEKIRAITEIKIDLEVRDINTNSEWWEKYQYEIPVLYVETKGGAKLIPRVSPRISVGQLTKILAQYQET
- a CDS encoding DUF1818 family protein, with amino-acid sequence MLKQGRGWRLGWRADAPVYKGLVGAEDWALELTAEEMRDFCRLLRDIHQTVADISKHLMPEEAVVCEVESELLWLGAEGYPDNYSLRIILSQPRRGEGTWPPYAITELLQASQSLELF
- a CDS encoding fumarylacetoacetate hydrolase family protein; translated protein: MAQRYVRVKTSGGQTYYGRLQPNRTVEVLDAPPWLNGQVTDQILSSEQYRLLPPCAPSKIIAVGKNYSAHAAEMGSEVPKEPLIFLKPPSAVIAHQEAIIYPKQSQRVDFEGELALVIGTRVKNCPLEEANDKIWGYTIANDVTARDLQKKDGQWTRAKGFDTFCPLGPWIVRELTPGACIKTYLNEDEDSPKQSASISDMVFSPEYLVYYISQIMTLLPGDVILTGTPPGVGPLQVGDVVTVEIESIGKLTNRVIPAPDDD